In one window of Lynx canadensis isolate LIC74 chromosome A3, mLynCan4.pri.v2, whole genome shotgun sequence DNA:
- the FAHD2A gene encoding fumarylacetoacetate hydrolase domain-containing protein 2A isoform X2, whose translation MRLVQFQAPHLMGPHLGLESGNGGGVINLNAFDPTLPKTMMEFLEQGEATLSVARRALAAQLPVLPRSEVTFLAPVTRPDKVVCVGMNYVDHCKEQNVPVPKEPIIFSKFASSIVGPYDEVILPPESQEVDWEVELAVIIGRKGKHIKATDAMAHVAGFTVAHDVSARDWQMRRNGKQWLLGKTFDTFCPLGPALVTKDSIADPHNLKICCRVNGEVVQSSNTNQMVFKTEELIAWVSQFVTLYPGDVILTGTPPGVGVFRKPPVFLKKGDEVQCEIEELGVIINKVV comes from the exons ATGAGACTGGTGCAGTTCCAGGCACCCCACCTGATGGGACCTCACCTGGGCCTGGAATCAGGGAATGGCGGGGGGGTCATTAACCTCAACGCCTTTGACCCCACACTGCCCAAGACAATGATGGAGTTCCTGGAGCAGGGAGAGGCCACTCTCTCGGTGGCAAGAAG AGCTCTGGCTGCCCAGTTGCCAGTCCTACCACGGTCAGAGGTGACCTTTCTGGCCCCTGTCACACGGCCAGACAAGGTGGTGTGTGTGGGAATGAATTATGTGGACCACTGCAAAGAGCAGAACGTTCCTGTGCCCAAGGAGCCCATCATCTTCAGCAAGTTCGCCAGTTCCATCGTGGGGCCCTACGACGAGGTCATCCTCCCACCCGAGAGCCAG GAGGTGGACTGGGAGGTGGAGCTGGCTGTGATCATTGGAAGGAAAGGCAAGCACATCAAG GCCACAGATGCCATGGCTCACGTAGCCGGCTTCACTGTGGCTCATGATGTAAGTGCTCGTGACTGGCAAATGAGACGCAATGGAAAGCAGTGGCTGCTGGGAAAAACCTTTGACACCTTCTGCCCCCTGGGCCCTGCCTTGGTGACCAAGGACAGTATAGCAG aTCCACACAACTTAAAGATCTGCTGCCGAGTCAATGGGGAAGTGGTCCAGAGCAGCAACACCAACCAGATGGTGTTTAAGACAGAAGAGCTGATAGCCTGGGTCTCCCA GTTCGTGACTCTTTACCCAGGGGATGTCATCCTGACTGGGACGCCCCCAGGTGTTGGTGTATTCAGGAAGCCTCCAGTCTTTCTCAAG AAGGGTGATGAAGTTCAGTGTGAAATCGAAGAACTAGGCGTCATCATCAACAAGGTGGTGTGA
- the FAHD2A gene encoding fumarylacetoacetate hydrolase domain-containing protein 2A isoform X1, with amino-acid sequence MLVSCRRLLTALLQAQKWPFQPSRNMRLVQFQAPHLMGPHLGLESGNGGGVINLNAFDPTLPKTMMEFLEQGEATLSVARRALAAQLPVLPRSEVTFLAPVTRPDKVVCVGMNYVDHCKEQNVPVPKEPIIFSKFASSIVGPYDEVILPPESQEVDWEVELAVIIGRKGKHIKATDAMAHVAGFTVAHDVSARDWQMRRNGKQWLLGKTFDTFCPLGPALVTKDSIADPHNLKICCRVNGEVVQSSNTNQMVFKTEELIAWVSQFVTLYPGDVILTGTPPGVGVFRKPPVFLKKGDEVQCEIEELGVIINKVV; translated from the exons ATGCTGGTCTCTTGTAGAAGGTTGCTCACAGCTTTGCTGCAGGCTCAGAAGTGGCCCTTTCAACCCTCCAGAAATATGAGACTGGTGCAGTTCCAGGCACCCCACCTGATGGGACCTCACCTGGGCCTGGAATCAGGGAATGGCGGGGGGGTCATTAACCTCAACGCCTTTGACCCCACACTGCCCAAGACAATGATGGAGTTCCTGGAGCAGGGAGAGGCCACTCTCTCGGTGGCAAGAAG AGCTCTGGCTGCCCAGTTGCCAGTCCTACCACGGTCAGAGGTGACCTTTCTGGCCCCTGTCACACGGCCAGACAAGGTGGTGTGTGTGGGAATGAATTATGTGGACCACTGCAAAGAGCAGAACGTTCCTGTGCCCAAGGAGCCCATCATCTTCAGCAAGTTCGCCAGTTCCATCGTGGGGCCCTACGACGAGGTCATCCTCCCACCCGAGAGCCAG GAGGTGGACTGGGAGGTGGAGCTGGCTGTGATCATTGGAAGGAAAGGCAAGCACATCAAG GCCACAGATGCCATGGCTCACGTAGCCGGCTTCACTGTGGCTCATGATGTAAGTGCTCGTGACTGGCAAATGAGACGCAATGGAAAGCAGTGGCTGCTGGGAAAAACCTTTGACACCTTCTGCCCCCTGGGCCCTGCCTTGGTGACCAAGGACAGTATAGCAG aTCCACACAACTTAAAGATCTGCTGCCGAGTCAATGGGGAAGTGGTCCAGAGCAGCAACACCAACCAGATGGTGTTTAAGACAGAAGAGCTGATAGCCTGGGTCTCCCA GTTCGTGACTCTTTACCCAGGGGATGTCATCCTGACTGGGACGCCCCCAGGTGTTGGTGTATTCAGGAAGCCTCCAGTCTTTCTCAAG AAGGGTGATGAAGTTCAGTGTGAAATCGAAGAACTAGGCGTCATCATCAACAAGGTGGTGTGA
- the GPAT2 gene encoding glycerol-3-phosphate acyltransferase 2, mitochondrial — MDTMLEARLQTKQRNTQNSRETSLWSSGFGMKLEAVTPFLGKYRPFVGRCCQTCTPKSWESLFHRSIMDLGFCNVILVKEENTRFRGWLVRRLCCFLWSLEQHIPPCRDAPEKIMERTGVQNVISGRDPGGAGEGQVSGLVKKEVQRILGHIQAPPCPFLLRLFSWALLRFLKCVFLNVQLHKGQMKMVHQAAQAGLPLVLLSTHKSLLDGILLPFVLLSQGLGVLRVAWDPRTCSPTLRALLKKLGGLFLPPEANLTLDSSEGVLARAVVHAAIEQLLVSKQPLLIFLEEPPGVLGPRLSALGQTWLGLVVEAVQVGVVPDAMLVPVAITYDLVPDAPCDAYHASAPLGLWTGALAVLRILRGWGRSRPVCVRVHLAQPFSLQEYTINARSCWGSRQTLEQLLQPIVLGQCTTVPDTEKEQEWTPATGPLLALKEEDQLLVRRLSRHVLNASVMSSAVMSTAIMATLLLFKHQKGVFLSQLLGEFSWLTEETLLRGFDVGFSGQLRCLVQHTLSLLQAHVTLLRVHQGDLLVVPRLGRGLTHLAHLSAELLPAFLSEAVGACAVRGLLAGRVPPEGPWELQGIELLSQNELYRQILLLLHLLPQDLLLLQPCQSSYCYCQEVLDRLIQCGLLVAEETPGSRPACDTGRQRLSAKLLWKPSGDFTDSDSDDFEEAEGRFFRVSWEKPQWKEGAGRQWELPSFWSVPSSSVSSHAALTSSSSSAACSARCSRPLRRLPPSSTRDSCLIQSRATLSSCSSSCRPLPRRKGSLSAQTQSLPSVLFGPSETWGCCNRRPALQAPCSTCPLRSPAGKIRRSWNSSSGSSFVARTVGWSAC; from the exons ATGGATACCATGTTGGAAGCCAGACTCCAGACCAAGCAGAGGAACACCCAGAACAGCCGGGAG ACCAGCTTGTGGTCCTCAGGCTTTGGGATGAAACTGGAGGCTGTTACCCCATTCCTGGGGAAATATCGCCCCTTTGTGGGTCGCTGCTGCCAGACCTGCACTCCTAAGAGCTGG GAGTCCCTCTTTCACAGAAGCATAATGGATCTAGGCTTCTGCAACGTGATTCTGGTGAAGGAGGAGAACACCAG GTTTCGGGGCTGGCTGGTTCGGAGGCTCTGCTGTTTTCTGTGGTCACTGGAGCAACACATACCACCTTGTCGGGACGCCCCAGAGAAGATCATGGAAAGAACTGG GGTGCAGAATGTCATCTCAGGGAGGGACCCAGGAGGGGCTGGAGAAGGCCAGGTGTCAGGCCTTGTGAAGAAAGAGGTACAGCGCATCCTGGGCCATATCCAGGCTCCACCCTGCCCCTTCCTACTCAG GCTATTCAGCTGGGCGCTGCTGCGGTTCCTGAAATGTGTCTTCCTGAACGTGCAGCTCCACAAGGGCCAGATGAAGATGGTCCACCAGGCCGCCCAGGCG GGCTTGCCGCTTGTCCTCCTCTCTACCCACAAGTCcctcctggatgggatcctgctGCCCTTTGTGCTGCTTTCCCAAGGCCTGGGTGTGCTCCGTGTGGCTTGGGACCCCCGCACCTGCTCTCCCACCCTCAG AGCTCTGCTAAAGAAGCTTGGGGGCCTTTTCCTGCCCCCAGAGGCCAACCTCACCTTGGACAGCTCTGAGGGAGTCCTTGCAAGGGCCGTGGTCCATGCC GCTATAGAGCAGCTGTTGGTCAGCAAGCAGCCCTTGCTTATATTCCTGGAAGAGCCTCCTGGGGTCCTGGGGCCTCGGCTGTCAGCCCTGGGCCAAACCTGGCTGGGACTGGTGGTGGAGGCTGTCCAGGTGGGCGTTGTCCCAGATGCTATGCTGGTGCCAGTGGCCATCACCTATGATCTGGTTCCAGATGCACCCTGTGATGCATACCAC gccTCGGCCCCACTGGGGTTGTGGACAGGCGCTCTGGCTGTCCTGCGGATCCTGCGAGGCTGGGGCCGCAGCCGCCCAGTCTGTGTCCGTGTTCACCTGGCCCAGCCCTTCTCCCTACAG GAATACACCATCAACGCTAGAAGCTGCTGGGGCAGCAGGCAGACCCTGGAGCAGCTGCTGCAGCCCATCGTGCTGGGCCAATG CACTACTGTCCCAGACACGGAGAAGGAGCAGGAGTGGACTCCAGCAACTGGGCCCCTTCTGGCGCTCAAGGAAGAGGACCAGCTCCTGGTCAGGAGGCTGAGCCGTCATGTCCTGAATG CCAGCGTGATGAGCTCGGCAGTGATGAGCACAGCCATCATGGCGACACTGCTGCTCTTCAAGCACCAGAAG ggtGTGTTCCTGTCACAGCTCCTGGGGGAGTTCTCCTGGCTGACCGAGGAGACGCTACTGCGTGGCTTTGACGTGGGCTTCTCAGGGCAGTTGCGGTGCCTTGTGCAGCACACGCTGAGCCTGCTACAGGCACATGTGACCCTCCTCCGCGTCCATCAGGGGGACTTGCTCGTAGTTCCTCGGCTGGGTCGCGGCCTCACACACCTGGCACATCTGAGTGCTGAGCTGCTGCCTGCCTTCCTGAGTGAGGCTGTGGGTG CCTGTGCTGTCCGGGGGCTGTTGGCAGGCAGGGTGCCGCCTGAGGGACCCTGGGAGCTACAGGGCATCGAGCTGCTGAGCCAGAACGAGCTGTACCGCCAGATCCTGCTGCTGCTGCACTTGCTACCACAGGACCTGCTGCTGTTACAG CCCTGTCAGTCTTCCTACTGCTACTGTCAGGAAGTGCTGGACCGTCTCATCCAGTGTGGGCTCCTGGTTGCCGAGGAG ACCCCAGGCTCCAGGCCAGCCTGTGACACAGGGCGGCAGCGTTTAAGCGCAAAGCTGCTGTGGAAGCCAAGTGGAGACTTTACTGATAGTGACAGTGATGACTTCGAGGAGGCTGAGGGCCGGTTCTTCAGGGTAAGTTGGGAGAAGCCACAGTGGAAggagggggcaggcaggcagTGGGAACTGCCCTCATTCTGGTCTGTCCCCTCCAGCTCAGTCAGCAGTCACGCTGCCCtgacttcttcctcttcctctgccgcCTGCTCAGCCCGCTGCTCCAGGCCTTTGCGCAGGCTGCCACCTTCCTCCACCAGGGACAGCTGCCTGATACAG AGTCGGGCTACGCTGAGCAGCTGTTCCAGTTCTTGCAGGCCACTGCCCAGGAGGAAGGGTTCTTTG agTGCGCAGACCCAAAGCTTGCCATCAGTGCTATTTGGACCTTCAGAGACCTGGGG GTGCTGCAACAGACGCCCAGCCCTGCAGGCCCCATGCTCTACCTGTCCCCTGCGTTCACCAGCTGGGAAAATCAGGAGAAGCTGGAACAGTTCATCCGGCAGTTCATTTGTAGCTAGAACTGTGGGATGGAGTGCCTGCTGA